AACTGTGATAAGTGAGAGAGGCTCCATGGGGTCAGAGAGTCAAATAATTCTTTTTGGGGAAAAGGTAATTGAGCTGAGATATGTAACAATGTTTTATTGACATGAGAGTTAAATACACCATTTTTTCACCTTGACCTGAACAAATAGCAGGTCATTGGAAACTGCTTATTCACACCATTTGTTTTCTAATCGATTAGGATAAAAAGAGAGATAGTAAAACTTTTCATACCAGTTAACTTGACAAATTCTGAATGAGTTTGTtgaatgcattatttttttttttttttttttgagacggagtctcgctctgcagcccaggctggagtgcagtggcgggatctcagctcactgcaagctccgcctcccggtttcacgccattctccggcctcagcctcccgagtagctgggactacaggcgcccgccacctcgcccggctagttttttgtatttcttaatagagacggggtttcaccgtgttagccaggatggtctcgatctcctgacctcgtgatccgcccatctcggcctcccaaagtgctgggattacaggcttgagccaccgcgcccggccagaatgcATTATTAACCAGATATTTTTAGGCGTATGTCAGTGCATCATTTTACCTAATGCTCACCTATTCCTTTCTCAAAGAATGACTATTTTTGCTaatttgaaagagaaacaaaacaacaaaaaaggagatagCAACCTTGACTAAAACATTACCCAACAATTTTGACACCATAATTTGAAAACCCCTCCAAAAAAGTAAATGATTCTGGAATTctgcagaaattttaaattttgtgagaCAGCTATTTATTTAGACACATTTTTGAAGCAGATTTAATTTTCTTCCAGAACACTGTCCCCAAAAGATCATAAAcagaaaactatattttaagaTTCTGTATGTTCAaatagcttattttaaaagaaaattttgtctACAGTGTAATCAGAGTTTTGTAtctaaaaggttttatttttttaagaggaaatttagTACAGATTTTGGCTGCAAGCATTTGCTCGTTCACATAGAGAGGGTTAGGTTCTCTTTGCATAATTGATTAATAAAGATTAGAAACTGATGTCTGAAATTTTCAGTGTGGTTACTATGTTATGATTGGATCATTCTGGttaattcacataaaaatatcCTTGGAGGGACAAGTGTGTGTGTTATTGAAAAacaattaatttccatttttaatgaatCTTCAGATGTTGTAACAAAACTTACTAAAGTGAAATTCATAAAGTAGAGCCAGATGTGAGTAGAggtaaagcaaaataatttccATTCTGCGGGCTTGTTCACTAGGTGTAAATTTTGTGGAAGGATGACATTGCAGTCATTTCTTACAGATAAAGTAGATACAAGATAATGGCAGGACTACAAAGTGAGCAAGGACATGCTAGTTTGTCAGACCTTAGAGCAgtcatttatacatatattgtgGTTTCATTCCTGGGGTATAGTGTTTCCTGAGCCTTCAGAACACTCTCAAGAAATATTAGCATTTACAACCAATATAGTTTCACAATGAATACAGTCAGCTTTTGTGGTTGAAAAGGGGCAAGGAAAACATTTAATCATGGAAAAACTTTAGGATGTAGAAATAAACACAGCTAAAGGCATGTTTAGAAGCTTGACTAGATCTCAGTTTATGAAGGCACATTTAGGGAAAGTAAAGTAAAATTTGGATATTTCTTCTTAGGGATTATAGATTGAGGAAGTAACTCCACAATGAATACAAAAACTTTTAATAAGGCATGTAAGCATTTATCAATTCCCAGGATTCTGTAGGATTCACTTACTAGTTATAAGTGTATAACTGATTTTTACTTACTGTGAAAGCTGTTGTTAGTAGTGTGTGATTGGTAACAAcaatatatatcaaataatatttaatatagatTTCTGAACAAATTAATTGGCATATATGtgataaaatttgtttaaatttgaaaATGCCGCATTGGCAGGCTGCTTAATGCTTTTTTGAAACTATTCTTTGATATGCAAATACTTTACCTAAAATATAGAGATGTGAACTCTGACACTCAACATTTTTTTCAGGtttactcaattttaaaaatattcttcatgtGTAAAccaatttcaacatttttttcactGCCTTTTTTACATCTTTGTTTCTCAAACTATAGATGATGGGATTCAGCATGGGAATCACAATTGTGTAAAATATTGACACTATGATGTCATGGTCTGAAGCATACCTGGAACTTGGTCTCATATAACTGAAGAGAATTGTTCCATGATAAATTGTCACTCCAGTTAGGTGAGAGCCACATGTAGAGAATGCCTTTTGCCTTCCCTCAGCAGAATGCATCTTCAGAATGGCCAACAGAACGAAACCATAGAAGATCAGGACAATCAAGATAGTAACTATCTCAATAGAGCCCACAAAGTAGAAGAGTAGAAACTGGTTTACGTGAGTGTCAGAACAAGAAATAGCAAGAAGAGGAGGAATATCACAAAAGACATGCCTAATTTCATTGGATCTACAGAAGGACAGGCTAAATGTAGCCACTGTATGGATAGTAGCATGTAAAATGCCAGCAACGTAGGAAGCAGTGATGAGTGGCACGTAGACTCTGGATGACATGCTCACTGAATACAGGAGAGGGTTGTAGATGGCTACATAACGATCATAAGCCATTGCAGCCAAGAGAAAGCATTCTGTGGTTCCAAAAGTAACAAAAAGAAGCATCTGTGTTGCACATCCGATAAatgaaatagatttattttttgccAGGAAATTGACCAACATTTTTGGAGTGACAACTGTAGAATAGCAGGCATCCAAGAATGATAAAacactaataaaataatacatgggGTTGTGGAGCCAGGAATCCTCAATGACCAATACAACCAGCCCTAAATTGCCTATCAAGGTAAAGAGGTAGATTGcaagaaatagtaaaaataggAAGACTTGCAGTTCAAAATCATCTGTGAAGCCTGTCAATATAAACATGGTGACTTCAGTCTTGTTCTTCAATGGAATCTTGTATATATCCAAACCTGATGACAACTTGttcatttcagtttttacttACAGATTATAAAGATTATAGCCTGTGAAAATGGAGTCCATTCAATTGtatccttgttttatttcttagggCATAATAATTTCCCTGATAGTAATGGAATAGACTATGATGAAGTAATTGGAGCCAAAGAGATGAATTTCACTGtataagtaaaaggaaaaatatgtaattaatttaTTGGCTAAatttatcatgtttttaaaaaaaccgTGCTAattaaagtgattttattttccagttaatTTTCTGCTGAATTTTTTACCGCTTGCTCTCATATTATGTCCTAAAGCTCACAAAGATTACTGaatgtagaaatatttaaaactaaatatgtCATAGTGGAAAGCACACACTTGAGTACAGTCTTAGATTTGTGATGAAGTACATGAGATGTCGTTTGTAAatgttcacaatttttaaaataggagaaaCCACACTCACAGCACAGttcaatttaagtttttaaaaatatcaaaattgc
The sequence above is a segment of the Theropithecus gelada isolate Dixy chromosome 14, Tgel_1.0, whole genome shotgun sequence genome. Coding sequences within it:
- the LOC112607167 gene encoding olfactory receptor 5T3, with translation MNKLSSGLDIYKIPLKNKTEVTMFILTGFTDDFELQVFLFLLFLAIYLFTLIGNLGLVVLVIEDSWLHNPMYYFISVLSFLDACYSTVVTPKMLVNFLAKNKSISFIGCATQMLLFVTFGTTECFLLAAMAYDRYVAIYNPLLYSVSMSSRVYVPLITASYVAGILHATIHTVATFSLSFCRSNEIRHVFCDIPPLLAISCSDTHVNQFLLFYFVGSIEIVTILIVLIFYGFVLLAILKMHSAEGRQKAFSTCGSHLTGVTIYHGTILFSYMRPSSRYASDHDIIVSIFYTIVIPMLNPIIYSLRNKDVKKAVKKMLKLVYT